From a region of the Desmodus rotundus isolate HL8 chromosome 7, HLdesRot8A.1, whole genome shotgun sequence genome:
- the LOC128779141 gene encoding olfactory receptor 8B8, producing MRMVAENSSVTEFILAGLTNQPGLQLPLFFLFLGFYVVTVAGNLGLITLIGLNSQLHTPMYFFLFNLSLIDFCYSTVITPKMLMGFLSEKNIISYTGCMTQLFFFLFLVVSESFILSAMAYDRYVAICHPLVYTATMSPLVCLRLLLAVYGMGFVGAVAHTVCMVRLTFCAARLIDHYMCDILPLLELSCTSTRVNVLVVYMVVGIDIGVPAVTIFISYALILSSILHIRSIEGRFKAFSTCGSHIIAVSLFFGSGAFMYLKPSSLLPMSQGKVSSLFYTTVVPMLNPIIYSLRNKDVKAALKKTLSRTLFSQERGNT from the coding sequence ATGAGGATGGTAGCTGAGAACTCCTCTGTGACAGAGTTTATCCTCGCAGGCTTAACCAACCAGCCAGGACTCCagctccccctcttcttcctgtttctagGCTTCTACGTGGTCACCGTGGCAGGGAACCTGGGCTTGATAACACTGATTGGGCTGAACTCTCAGCTgcacacccccatgtacttcttcctcttcaACTTGTCCCTCATAGATTTCTGCTATTCCACTGTTATCACCCCCAAAATGCTGATGGGTTTTCTCTCTGAGAAGAACATCATCTCCTACACAGGGTGTATGActcagctcttcttcttcctttttttggttgtctCTGAGTCTTTTATCCTGTCAGCGATGGCATATGACCGCTATGTCGCCATCTGTCACCCACTGGTGTACACGGCCACCATGTCTCCCCTGGTATGCTTGCGTCTCTTGCTGGCTGTCTATGGGATGGGGTTCGTGGGGGCCGTGGCCCACACGGTGTGCATGGTGAGGCTGACCTTCTGTGCTGCCCGCCTTATTGACCACTACATGTGTGACATCCTGCCCCTTCTGGAGCTCTCTTGCACCAGCACCCGTGTCAATGTGCTGGTAGTTTACATGGTTGTGGGCATCGATATTGGTGTGCCCGCTGTTACCATCTTCATTTCTTATGCgctcatcctctccagcattctCCACATTCGTTCCATTGAGGGCAGGTTCAAAGCCTTCAGCACCTGTGGCTCCCACATAATTgcagtttctctcttctttgggtCAGGGGCATTCATGTACCTCAAGCCTTCTTCCCTTTTACCGATGAGCCAGGGGAAAGTGTCCTCCTTGTTCTACACCACTGTGGTGCCCATGCTGAACCCCATaatctacagcctgaggaacaaggaTGTCAAAGCTGCTCTGAAGAAAACCTTGAGCAGAACGTTGTTCTCCCAGGAAAGGGGCAACACTTAG